A DNA window from Niabella yanshanensis contains the following coding sequences:
- a CDS encoding RagB/SusD family nutrient uptake outer membrane protein produces MKIISINVIVVLCSMLLFSSCVKQVLDKAPVSSFSAEDFYKTPADAQAGIYGIYNAVQSAFRINFAYWGEGRADNVQTTQSGEGLILTQNNLNESMTSANWTNLYTIISRANYAIKYIPNAYSGGNGGAQLIGQAHALRALAYFYLVRVWGDVPLIVEPYNSIDQDIFVAKNSSEEVLDQIERDLKLASANCLDRFNSDNDRVMFTKGSANALLTEVYMWRKKYAEAVTSSALVLNNTLYSLAKTMDEWGKIFTGGYSSESILEVGYNETQTNSLRVLYAIGSDPVFFPSVKFRASYEKGDLRIPYVYDTTIAQPKAIWKFLGKGVSDEDPSPSAQNIVLLRLADIVLLRAEALVKLGGASNIAEALSLLNSIRSRAGLPAIENEENAAARYGNLELAILHERSIELCFEGKRWFDLVRTDKAIATMSPINGLSDQRNLVWPIHVSTLNKNPNLNQNDFYR; encoded by the coding sequence ATGAAAATTATATCTATAAATGTAATTGTTGTTTTGTGTAGCATGCTGCTATTTTCCTCTTGTGTAAAACAGGTTTTAGACAAGGCTCCGGTAAGTAGTTTTTCGGCAGAAGATTTTTATAAAACGCCTGCAGATGCACAAGCTGGTATTTATGGTATTTATAATGCCGTTCAATCAGCTTTTAGAATAAATTTTGCTTATTGGGGCGAAGGTAGGGCCGATAATGTGCAAACAACTCAATCGGGGGAAGGATTAATCCTGACGCAGAATAACCTCAATGAGTCAATGACCTCGGCGAACTGGACTAATTTGTATACGATCATTAGTCGGGCCAATTACGCAATCAAATATATACCTAATGCTTATTCCGGTGGTAATGGAGGTGCGCAATTGATTGGGCAGGCTCACGCATTAAGAGCGCTGGCATATTTTTATCTGGTGAGAGTTTGGGGCGATGTGCCATTAATTGTAGAACCTTACAATTCTATTGACCAGGATATATTTGTGGCTAAGAATAGCAGCGAAGAGGTTTTAGATCAAATCGAGCGCGATCTTAAATTGGCGTCAGCGAATTGTTTAGATCGCTTTAATAGCGACAATGATAGAGTGATGTTTACGAAAGGCAGTGCCAACGCCTTACTTACTGAAGTATATATGTGGCGCAAGAAGTATGCGGAGGCTGTGACCTCCTCCGCGCTGGTGTTGAATAATACCTTGTATTCTTTGGCAAAAACAATGGATGAATGGGGAAAGATATTTACGGGCGGATATTCATCGGAAAGTATATTAGAAGTGGGTTATAATGAAACGCAGACCAATTCTTTGAGAGTTCTGTATGCTATTGGTTCCGATCCTGTATTTTTCCCTTCAGTTAAATTCAGAGCTTCTTATGAAAAAGGAGACCTGCGCATCCCATATGTTTATGACACTACCATTGCACAGCCCAAGGCTATATGGAAATTTCTGGGAAAAGGTGTGAGTGATGAAGACCCGTCTCCCTCAGCTCAAAATATCGTTTTATTAAGGCTTGCAGATATAGTTCTTTTGCGTGCAGAAGCGTTAGTGAAATTAGGGGGCGCCTCAAATATAGCAGAGGCTTTAAGCCTGCTCAACAGTATCAGGAGCAGGGCCGGGTTGCCTGCTATAGAAAATGAAGAGAATGCTGCTGCCCGGTATGGCAATTTAGAGTTGGCTATTTTACATGAAAGGTCGATAGAATTATGCTTTGAAGGTAAACGTTGGTTTGATCTGGTCAGAACTGATAAAGCGATAGCAACGATGTCGCCCATTAATGGATTGAGTGATCAGCGGAATCTTGTTTGGCCCATTCACGTCAGTACCCTGAACAAAAATCCCAACCTTAATCAGAACGATTTTTACAGATAA
- a CDS encoding 6-phosphogluconolactonase, with protein sequence MEKDILMHYELQTNNVHVFENRRLLGNAAGSDIENAIIKLLSVKDELRMIFAAAPSQNEVLEYLSSSPRIDWSRVVAFNMDEYIGLPDNSNALFASYLNEKIFNKVRFKAVNLITAGHAVEEEIARFEKLIKAKPIDIVCLGIGENGHIAFNDPPVADFNDEALIKVVELDHLCRMQQVNEGCFLHLDEVPKTALTLTIPVIMQAGQLFCMVPGSSKKQAVWGTLMEPISEACPATILRTHANCSFYFDKESYQLVEERSKKQ encoded by the coding sequence ATGGAAAAAGATATATTGATGCATTATGAATTACAAACTAACAATGTGCATGTTTTTGAAAATCGCAGATTGTTGGGCAATGCAGCCGGAAGCGATATTGAGAATGCAATAATTAAACTATTGAGCGTGAAGGATGAGCTGAGAATGATATTTGCAGCTGCGCCTTCACAGAATGAAGTATTAGAATATCTGTCTTCATCGCCCCGGATAGATTGGAGCAGGGTTGTGGCTTTTAATATGGACGAATACATCGGCTTACCGGATAATTCTAATGCGTTATTCGCATCCTATCTCAATGAAAAGATATTTAACAAAGTTCGTTTTAAAGCAGTAAATCTTATTACTGCCGGTCATGCAGTGGAGGAAGAAATTGCGCGATTTGAAAAGCTTATTAAAGCAAAGCCAATAGATATAGTGTGTCTTGGAATAGGAGAAAATGGTCATATTGCCTTTAATGATCCACCTGTAGCGGATTTTAACGACGAGGCATTAATAAAAGTAGTAGAGTTGGATCATCTGTGCCGTATGCAACAGGTAAATGAAGGTTGTTTTTTACATTTAGATGAAGTACCTAAAACTGCTTTAACCTTAACAATTCCCGTGATTATGCAGGCCGGTCAATTATTTTGTATGGTGCCGGGTAGCAGCAAAAAACAAGCAGTTTGGGGAACTTTAATGGAGCCCATAAGTGAAGCCTGTCCTGCTACCATTTTACGTACGCACGCCAACTGCAGCTTTTATTTTGATAAAGAGTCTTACCAGTTGGTTGAGGAGAGATCAAAGAAACAATAG
- a CDS encoding CBM96 family carbohydrate-binding protein — protein MKIIFTYKSGSTLLAVLVLYILIMSGCQKQPQFKYEYDNPGSQLGVSALAFVQSTDSLSMLAQAISIAGLGDFYSGNDLHTFIAPTNEAFGKYLTANKYVNIAAVPVPILRNVLLYHIVKNKTVFSDTTYNQRNNPVAFETENGQWMYLSRNNNYQGMINEGTNKSWTISISNLEPTNGAIHIVPELVYFSARTGGGAPEMPLASDTIYAIQDAYTNGGGLSTTNYGLNPLLRSKNVDNTGEYDRKIYMMFDLNDIATTGQLRKASIEVGVSFTAAKGLRLYLYNVPDTSWSERTLNWSNAPAAGATPIASLVTSKVSDFKWDCTGFIAAQLVKPRKIAILIDGDPRGDETNDLISKENAANKPPRLVTTFSSGNSTLAMGMNEGLAVAKGGVKVLTSSVLKMEGAAHEDITYKLVSVPAKGWLITGSTILTTGSTFTQLDLDVNNIVYVHGNADNSGDKFKISVSDPDGGIIDPFDFNITIQ, from the coding sequence ATGAAAATAATTTTCACCTATAAATCAGGTTCCACCCTGTTAGCGGTATTAGTACTGTATATTCTTATTATGTCGGGTTGTCAAAAGCAACCGCAGTTTAAGTATGAGTATGATAATCCAGGTAGCCAGCTGGGCGTGTCTGCGCTTGCTTTTGTACAAAGTACAGACTCGTTGTCGATGTTAGCGCAGGCCATTAGCATAGCAGGTCTGGGTGATTTTTACAGTGGCAATGACTTACATACTTTTATAGCACCTACCAATGAAGCGTTCGGCAAGTATTTAACAGCAAACAAGTACGTAAATATAGCTGCAGTACCTGTTCCTATACTGAGGAACGTGTTATTGTATCATATTGTAAAGAACAAAACCGTATTTTCTGATACTACTTACAATCAAAGGAATAACCCTGTGGCTTTTGAAACCGAGAACGGACAATGGATGTATCTCTCCCGGAATAATAATTATCAGGGAATGATTAATGAGGGTACTAATAAAAGCTGGACGATTTCAATTTCCAACCTTGAGCCCACAAACGGCGCAATTCACATTGTTCCCGAACTGGTATATTTCTCGGCCCGTACGGGAGGAGGAGCCCCGGAAATGCCTTTGGCCAGTGACACTATTTATGCTATTCAGGATGCTTATACCAATGGTGGTGGGTTAAGCACAACTAACTACGGGCTGAATCCGCTGCTTCGTTCAAAAAATGTAGACAATACAGGGGAGTACGATAGGAAGATATATATGATGTTCGATTTAAATGATATTGCAACTACAGGGCAATTAAGGAAGGCAAGCATAGAAGTAGGCGTAAGCTTTACCGCCGCAAAGGGGCTACGACTATACCTGTATAATGTGCCCGATACCAGCTGGTCCGAAAGAACATTGAATTGGAGCAATGCTCCTGCAGCCGGTGCAACACCAATAGCAAGCCTGGTTACCAGTAAAGTGTCGGATTTTAAATGGGATTGCACTGGTTTTATAGCGGCGCAGTTGGTAAAACCCAGGAAAATTGCCATACTAATCGATGGCGATCCGCGTGGCGATGAGACCAATGATCTGATCTCAAAAGAAAATGCTGCCAACAAGCCTCCCCGGCTGGTTACAACGTTTTCATCCGGAAACAGTACGCTTGCCATGGGTATGAATGAGGGATTGGCAGTTGCAAAAGGAGGAGTGAAAGTTTTAACAAGCAGCGTGCTAAAAATGGAAGGTGCAGCACATGAAGATATTACTTATAAATTAGTTTCTGTTCCTGCAAAGGGCTGGTTGATTACCGGATCCACTATATTAACCACGGGCAGTACATTTACGCAGCTTGATCTGGACGTTAATAATATTGTTTATGTGCATGGAAATGCTGATAATAGTGGGGATAAATTTAAGATATCTGTAAGCGATCCCGACGGCGGGATCATTGATCCTTTTGATTTTAATATAACAATACAATAA
- a CDS encoding family 20 glycosylhydrolase: MKYIKTLVYAALLLISMLATVPPARAQQSRDNRFNHRGFFIDLRSQVMTMDALRHFAGELAGFGINTLVVEWEATYPYKNNATISNEVAYTRAEIASFVSYCNELGVDVVPVQQCFGHAEYILRHDRYRNLSEDQKNISQICPLKEKEASSLFSDLFADQASLHTSKYIHIGGDETRLLGHCAACKEKVAREGVSKLFVDYMRMMCSIVLRLGKTPVIWSDMLLKYPEAANELPKETILVDWNYGWKINHFGNVSDLQRKGFTFWGAPSLRSHPDNWYVTDWQTHFNNQRDFIPYARASKYDGIIMTSWSTSGVYSFIWDVGNTITDMVPIRNNYPLSGFRILIASYLQALNQRTAIDPKSWVVKYAQERFGLTVKEGGQLWLALMLRPELIENGKSSQGKSIERLQEENDTARLLLSQLNPLRNKDEVEHFRLMADLRKYYLDYKKLEAICNQADFTIDKVNAVLNKVERLKEEGVILDKRFESLQKGFLKKTEIEKQNAVRNKPIENLYQRMARKL, translated from the coding sequence ATGAAGTATATAAAAACGCTCGTTTACGCAGCCCTGCTTTTGATCAGTATGTTAGCAACCGTTCCTCCGGCAAGAGCACAGCAAAGCAGAGACAACCGGTTTAATCACAGAGGATTTTTTATTGACCTTCGCAGCCAGGTTATGACTATGGATGCACTCCGGCATTTTGCCGGGGAGCTGGCGGGCTTCGGCATTAATACTTTAGTTGTGGAATGGGAAGCCACATATCCGTATAAAAATAATGCAACTATTTCAAACGAAGTGGCCTATACAAGAGCTGAAATAGCCTCTTTTGTAAGTTACTGCAATGAGCTTGGAGTAGATGTTGTTCCTGTTCAGCAATGCTTTGGCCATGCGGAATATATTTTACGGCATGACCGGTACCGCAATTTAAGCGAGGATCAAAAGAATATATCCCAGATATGCCCGCTTAAAGAAAAAGAAGCTAGCTCGCTGTTTTCAGACTTGTTTGCAGACCAGGCATCTTTGCATACTTCAAAATATATTCATATAGGTGGTGATGAAACAAGACTGCTTGGGCACTGTGCTGCCTGTAAGGAAAAAGTAGCCAGAGAAGGAGTGTCGAAGTTGTTCGTTGATTATATGAGAATGATGTGTAGCATTGTTTTGAGATTGGGGAAAACACCAGTGATTTGGTCAGATATGCTTTTAAAATACCCCGAAGCAGCTAATGAACTTCCTAAGGAAACTATTTTGGTGGATTGGAACTATGGATGGAAAATTAATCACTTTGGAAACGTTAGTGATTTACAGAGAAAAGGATTTACGTTTTGGGGCGCACCTTCTTTGAGAAGTCATCCTGATAACTGGTATGTTACTGATTGGCAAACTCACTTCAATAACCAGCGTGATTTTATACCTTATGCACGCGCGTCTAAATATGATGGGATTATAATGACATCCTGGTCGACCTCCGGAGTATATAGCTTTATATGGGATGTTGGAAATACTATTACCGATATGGTGCCTATAAGGAACAATTATCCGTTATCCGGCTTTCGTATTTTAATAGCTTCCTATTTGCAGGCTTTAAATCAAAGAACTGCAATTGATCCGAAGTCATGGGTAGTGAAATACGCACAGGAAAGATTCGGGTTGACAGTAAAAGAGGGCGGGCAATTATGGCTGGCACTAATGCTTCGGCCCGAGCTTATAGAAAATGGAAAGTCATCTCAAGGTAAGTCAATAGAAAGATTACAGGAAGAAAATGATACTGCAAGATTATTGCTAAGCCAGCTAAATCCGTTGCGAAACAAAGATGAGGTGGAGCATTTTAGATTGATGGCGGATTTGAGAAAATATTATCTGGATTATAAAAAGCTGGAGGCTATCTGTAATCAGGCTGATTTTACTATAGATAAGGTTAACGCAGTATTGAATAAAGTAGAACGCTTAAAAGAAGAGGGAGTGATATTGGATAAACGGTTTGAAAGTTTACAAAAAGGATTTCTTAAAAAAACTGAAATCGAAAAGCAAAATGCTGTTAGAAATAAGCCGATAGAGAATTTATATCAGCGAATGGCTAGAAAATTATAA
- a CDS encoding SusC/RagA family TonB-linked outer membrane protein, translating to MIEIIRLQLAKTIGRVFSGKSLPILVCFLALMPAISGASSLWQTSIKGKVSDSENGQPLTGVSVSIKGQTAGATTNEKGEYVVEAKTGDVLVFSFVGYISKEFVVTDNTVVDITLEKDVASLDEVVAVGYGVQKKRDITGAISSVSAKDIENTPVKDVLTAMQGRMAGVQVVSNSGAPGDGISVTVRGQSSLNAGNAPLYVVDGIPIESSSISQLNGFDSHGLSPLSYINPADIQSIEVLKDAASTAIYGSRAANGVVMITTKSGKAGKAKVSLNFYTGVSKITRYLDVLNATQWRANILDAYKNLDKYNGATIPTIPHWSVLDSLNPMNNGDVDWQDVMYRTANQKQANVSVNGGSEKARYSLSTSLLDQDGIFIASNYKRITSRLNTDFDISSKIKLGYNILYSHELNNRINAGGDGNHSLVQSILVRPPTYALTYPDGSPINYFNGKRNPVGLALEATHTNRTHRLVGSQYLEYQILKNLKFRTNVSIDFLSMKEDEFLPATVDYREGYNSGAVRSITNFTWANENYFTYNTTLNERHNISAMAGFSQQAWKLETTGLDGMYFASDNIRTLNGAGTISNQAVNTTVEHGMASYYGRVGYNYDSKYIVQANIRADGSSRFGKKNRFGYFPSVSAAWRFSAEPFLEKLSFLSDGKLRFSVGQTGNEAIGNYTARGEFAIGANYLDNSGAAPTIMPNSGLTWETSTQYDLGLDLSLFNYRVSLSGDVYVKNTNDLLFDVPIPETSGFGYITQNIGSIQNKGFELSLTTFNLTRDFKWNTNFNIGVNRNKIISLPDNVLTNGYIQNGVYHILKVGQPIGVFYGYKFLGVYVNDADNVNQVRNASSNGKIYKGGDPIWDDLNGDNIIDARDQQIIGNGQPDYTGGITNDFSYKNFSLNVFFQFSKGNQIYSILNQLRNSVVAYNNVSRDALTRWKEQGDITDYPRPIFNDPLNTNSRVSDRWIYDGSYLRLKTVRLSYSLPQHIINRLKISAVKLYASGENLITWTRYTGYDPDISSYSGLRIGLDGGSYPQSRTFIFGLNVDL from the coding sequence ATGATTGAAATCATTAGACTGCAATTGGCAAAAACTATCGGACGTGTTTTTTCAGGTAAATCTTTGCCTATTCTTGTTTGTTTCCTGGCTTTGATGCCGGCTATATCGGGAGCATCTTCTTTATGGCAAACCTCAATTAAAGGTAAGGTGTCAGACTCTGAGAACGGGCAGCCGCTAACAGGGGTTTCCGTTTCTATTAAGGGACAAACTGCGGGTGCTACAACAAATGAGAAAGGCGAATATGTTGTAGAAGCAAAAACCGGGGATGTTCTGGTGTTCTCTTTTGTGGGGTATATTTCAAAGGAGTTTGTAGTGACAGATAACACGGTTGTTGATATAACGTTGGAAAAGGACGTAGCCAGCCTTGATGAAGTTGTGGCCGTTGGTTATGGTGTTCAAAAAAAGCGGGATATAACAGGGGCCATTTCTTCTGTAAGTGCGAAGGATATAGAGAACACACCGGTCAAAGACGTGCTTACGGCCATGCAGGGGAGGATGGCAGGTGTGCAGGTGGTATCCAATTCAGGAGCGCCGGGAGACGGTATTTCGGTAACCGTGCGCGGGCAGTCGTCTTTAAATGCCGGAAATGCACCTTTATACGTGGTAGATGGAATTCCTATAGAGTCATCGTCTATTTCTCAGCTTAACGGATTTGACTCACATGGTTTAAGCCCGTTATCTTATATTAATCCTGCAGACATTCAGTCTATTGAAGTTTTAAAAGATGCTGCATCGACCGCTATTTACGGGTCGAGAGCCGCTAATGGGGTAGTAATGATTACTACTAAAAGCGGAAAGGCCGGAAAGGCGAAAGTTAGCCTGAATTTTTATACAGGGGTAAGTAAAATAACCAGGTACCTGGATGTATTAAACGCCACGCAGTGGCGGGCTAATATACTGGATGCCTATAAAAATCTGGATAAATATAACGGCGCTACCATACCCACCATTCCGCACTGGTCGGTGTTAGACTCTTTAAATCCTATGAATAACGGAGACGTGGACTGGCAAGACGTTATGTACCGTACTGCTAACCAAAAGCAGGCGAATGTATCGGTAAACGGAGGAAGTGAAAAAGCACGCTACTCACTCAGCACTTCTTTATTAGACCAGGATGGGATCTTTATTGCTTCAAATTATAAGCGCATAACATCCAGGTTGAATACAGATTTTGATATTTCTTCTAAAATAAAGCTAGGTTATAATATTTTATACAGCCATGAGCTCAATAACCGCATCAATGCAGGCGGGGATGGCAACCACAGCCTCGTACAGTCAATATTGGTGCGTCCGCCCACATATGCACTAACCTACCCCGATGGGTCGCCTATCAATTATTTCAATGGAAAAAGAAATCCGGTAGGCCTGGCACTAGAAGCAACGCATACAAACAGAACCCATAGGCTGGTAGGAAGCCAGTACCTCGAATACCAGATTTTAAAAAATCTAAAGTTCAGAACTAATGTCAGCATTGATTTTCTGTCAATGAAAGAAGATGAATTTTTACCTGCAACTGTAGATTACAGGGAAGGATATAATTCAGGAGCTGTGCGATCCATCACTAACTTTACATGGGCTAATGAAAACTATTTCACCTACAATACCACGCTAAATGAGCGGCATAATATTTCTGCAATGGCTGGTTTCAGCCAGCAGGCGTGGAAGCTGGAAACCACAGGCCTGGACGGAATGTATTTCGCAAGTGATAACATAAGAACGCTCAATGGGGCTGGTACCATATCCAACCAGGCTGTAAATACAACAGTGGAGCATGGAATGGCTTCTTATTATGGAAGAGTAGGGTATAACTACGACAGCAAGTATATCGTTCAGGCGAATATAAGGGCTGACGGGTCTTCGAGATTTGGCAAGAAAAACAGGTTTGGTTATTTCCCGTCGGTATCTGCTGCATGGCGGTTTTCAGCCGAACCTTTTTTAGAAAAGCTCTCTTTTTTGAGTGATGGTAAGCTAAGATTTAGTGTTGGCCAAACAGGTAATGAAGCCATTGGAAATTATACAGCTCGCGGAGAATTTGCGATAGGCGCCAATTATTTAGATAATTCCGGTGCGGCGCCTACCATAATGCCTAACTCGGGCCTTACCTGGGAAACGTCTACACAGTACGATTTAGGTCTGGATCTCTCATTATTCAATTACCGTGTTTCATTAAGCGGTGATGTGTATGTAAAAAATACCAACGATCTTTTATTTGATGTGCCGATACCCGAAACAAGCGGCTTTGGCTATATTACTCAAAACATAGGCAGTATACAGAATAAAGGCTTTGAACTGTCGTTAACAACTTTTAATCTAACCAGAGATTTTAAATGGAATACGAACTTTAATATAGGTGTCAACCGCAACAAGATCATCAGCCTGCCAGATAATGTATTAACCAATGGTTACATACAAAATGGAGTTTACCATATTTTGAAGGTGGGCCAGCCGATTGGAGTTTTTTACGGATATAAATTTCTGGGTGTATATGTAAATGATGCGGATAACGTAAACCAGGTAAGAAATGCTTCTTCGAATGGGAAAATTTATAAAGGTGGGGACCCCATATGGGATGATCTTAATGGAGATAACATTATAGATGCCCGGGATCAACAGATAATCGGAAATGGCCAACCGGATTATACCGGCGGTATAACGAATGACTTCTCTTATAAAAACTTTTCACTCAATGTGTTTTTCCAGTTTTCTAAAGGAAACCAGATTTACAGTATACTCAATCAGCTTAGAAACTCTGTTGTGGCATATAACAACGTATCCAGAGATGCTTTAACCAGATGGAAAGAACAGGGAGATATAACTGATTATCCCAGGCCTATATTTAACGATCCCCTTAACACTAATAGCAGGGTTTCCGATCGTTGGATTTACGACGGGTCATACTTAAGACTAAAAACAGTGCGCCTGTCCTATTCTCTACCCCAGCATATTATAAACCGCCTTAAAATAAGCGCTGTTAAATTATATGCATCTGGTGAAAATCTTATTACCTGGACACGATATACAGGCTATGATCCCGATATCAGCTCTTATAGCGGACTACGAATTGGACTGGATGGAGGTTCTTACCCTCAGAGCCGAACATTCATTTTTGGTTTAAATGTAGACTTATAA